A region from the Micrococcus cohnii genome encodes:
- a CDS encoding YchJ family protein, protein MTVEPGAQRPCGRCPCGTGDAYDACCGRFHERFARTGELSAPTAEALMRSRFCAFARLGEAGDGAAGVGDGAADESAAVVDEAAVDAMVAYLRATWTEAGRPSAADLTPSTQEPAARFTRLAVLDVEGGGPFQDEGVVEFVALGRHAGEGGGRFRLHERSRFRRADGAWLYVDGQVR, encoded by the coding sequence GTGACGGTGGAGCCCGGCGCCCAACGCCCCTGCGGCAGGTGCCCCTGCGGCACGGGGGACGCCTATGACGCCTGCTGTGGCCGGTTCCACGAGCGCTTCGCGCGGACCGGTGAGCTCAGCGCGCCGACCGCCGAGGCGCTCATGCGGTCGCGGTTCTGCGCATTCGCGCGCCTCGGCGAGGCCGGCGACGGTGCGGCCGGGGTGGGTGACGGTGCGGCGGACGAGTCCGCGGCCGTGGTGGACGAGGCCGCGGTGGACGCGATGGTGGCGTATCTGCGCGCGACGTGGACCGAGGCCGGGCGCCCGAGCGCGGCAGACCTGACTCCGAGCACGCAGGAGCCGGCCGCGCGGTTTACCAGGCTCGCGGTGCTCGACGTCGAGGGCGGCGGCCCGTTCCAGGACGAGGGCGTCGTGGAGTTCGTCGCGCTTGGGCGGCACGCCGGCGAGGGCGGCGGTCGGTTCCGGCTGCACGAGCGCAGCCGCTTCCGCCGCGCCGACGGGGCGTGGCTCTATGTTGACGGTCAGGTGCGCTGA